GCCTCTGGATCGTCCGGGCCGTTTATCCGCACGAAGACGCGGCAGCGGGCGCCCAGCCCCTCCTCTAGCACCCCGGCGACCCAGGCTCGGGCCGCGGAACGCCCGGCAGTCGGCACGCTGTCCTCGAGGTCCAGGACCACCGCGTCAGCGGCAGCTGCCGCGATGCTATCCGCACTGCAGCCCTGCTTGGCGAAGAAGAGGCTTCGGATCGGCGCCTCCGACGAGAGAGCTCTGGAAGCAGGCGGGAAATTCAACCGCACAGTCTGCAACGGGCTCTTTCTCATCGTCTTCATGGCTTTCCTCCATTGATTGAGATTCAGGTTCAGGGGAGGAATGGCAAGAGAAATGCCAAAACCGGGAAGGCTTGCAAACCGCTGCAAATCAACAGCTTGCCCTTTATTTCTTCAGGCTTGGGGCTTTCGGAATCTCCAAAGATAAGGTGGGGTCTCCAGAATCAGGAGACAGGGGAAGCTAGTCCCAGTAGGCAATCAGCACGGTGATATCGTCTGTGCCGCCGCGCTTTTTGACTTCTTCAACCAGATCCGTCGCCAGTTCGGGCAGATGTCCCTCTAGCATCATTTCCCGGATTCGGGACCGGGGGACCGGAGAGCTGAGTCCATCGGTGTGGAGGACGAGTTTCCCGGCTGTCCTGGCCGCCGGTCTGGTCGATCTCCGGCCAGGCCGTCTGGACGTGATCATGGACGGGGAGGCGCTGGCCTACCTCGCCGCCCCGGCCGACTAGCGCACGAGCACGACCTTCGTCGTCGCCCCAGCCGTAGTGGCCGATCACATCCTGGGGAGGTGTGTCGATCAGGAGAACCGGTGCACCGAGCGCGAGTGTCGTCTCCACGCCGTATTCGGTCCAGAAACCCTCTCCAAGGTCATTGTTCGACGAAGAGGTCTGCGCGACCAGCCCGTAGCCTGCGCTCCAGTCGTAGCCCGGGGGAACATAGAGCAGTCCCTGCACCGTCCAGGGATAGGGATCGGGAGAGGGAGGGTTGCCTTGGTAGCCGGACGCAATCCACGCCTCCCAGTCCTGTCGGTGGATGCCCGCCCATCCTCCGGCGAAGTAATCCAGGCCGCGGATGAGGACGCCCTCCGGGGACAATTCCTCCCAAAGCAAGTGTGGGTCAAGGGACGAGGTGTCCAGTATCTGCGCCATGTCGTACATGTCCAGCGGGGCCGGATCGCGCACCGCAACTGCCTCGGTCGTCACCAAGGTCATGGCCGAAAGCAGAAGCAGGAAGCATGTAGCCCTGCGCCTGGTCTCGCATTGTAACGGCCCGGTACTCGTCTTCTTCTTCGTGCCCATCGGGCACCCCCTCGACGGTGCCTCAGGAATTCTTGTATTGAGTATAGCAGAGATCGGCTCACATCTCCACCGAGAGACAAAAGAGCTGACCGACCGGTTCCCTATCCCCAAAAGCCCTGCTGAGCTTACTATGGAAAAGCAAAAGCCCGAACCCTATCAAGGGGTTCGGGCTTTCGTATTTCGTGTCAAGGCAACGCGAAGGGGTCAGTCCACTTCCCAGGTGTCGGGCGTGTAGAGAAGTTCTTCCATGCTTCCTTCGCCCTTGTCCTGCTGGGCAAGGCGAATCTGCTCGTGAAGGCCGCGGTCGTAAAGCGGCATGTCCACCTTGCGGAAGATCCCCACGGCACGAGGCAGGTCAGGCATGAGGTCCACCTCGGCCAGCACCGTTGCCACCCCCGGAGTCGGGGTAGAGGGATCCCAGACGGATGCCTTATCGGCCAGCACCACCTTCGGGTCCCCGCAATCGAGCGCAATGCCCCTGGATTCTTGAGCCCCGAAGACCATCCGCTCGCCGGGCACCAGGTTCACGACACTCTCGTCGCGCACCTTCTTGTCCGTCCACTCTCTCCAGGCGCCATCGTTGAAGATCACACAGTTTTGCCAGATCTCCACAAAGGCGGATCCCTTGTGCTCTGCGGCGGCGCGCAAGACAGCCTTCATGTGCTTGGGCTGTGTGTCCATGGTCCTGGCAACAAAGGTCGCACGAGAGCCGAGTGCGAGACTGATCGGGTTGAAGGGACGATCAATCGAACCATAGGGCGTGGACTTGGCCTTGGTTCCCACGGGGCTGGTTGGCGAGTACTGTCCCTTGGTCAGACCGTAGATCTGGTTGTTGAAGAGCAGGATCTTCACATCCAGGTTGCGGCGCAGGGTGTGGATCATGTGGTTTCCGCCGATTGCAAGCCCGTCGCCATCACCGGTGACCACCCAGACCGAGAGATCCGGATTCGCCACTTTCACACCTGTGGCCACGGCCGGCGCACGACCGTGAATGGAATGAAAACCGTAGGTGTTCATGTAGTAGGGGAAACGGCTCGAACAGCCGATGCCCGACACCACGGCAAAGTTTTCACGGGGAATGCCCAGATCCGCCATCACCGACTGCAGTGAATTGAGAACTGCGTAGTCCCCGCAACCAGGGCACCAGCGAACTTCCTGGCTGGACTTGAAGTCCGCCCCGCTCAGGCAGGTTTCACTCATGATCACTCTCCATCAAGCGGTCCACTTCTTCGGCAATCTCGTCATTGGTAAAGGGCTTGCCCTGCATTTTGCTCAGGGAGCGGAATTGGTATTTCGGAAACTCCCCCTGCAGAAGGCGGGAGAGCTGTCCACGGTTCAGTTCCGGAATCAGGATCCTGTCGTAAGAGGCAAAGATGCTCTCCAGATCGGTGGGAAGCGGCCAAAGGTGGCGAAGATGCAGGTGGGCAATCTTGCGACCATTCTCTTCTGCACGATCAACCAGGCTTCGGATGGCTCCAAAGGTGGAACCCCAGCTCACCAGAAGCAGTTCTGCATCCTTGCGACCCACGACTTCCGACGGAGGATAGCTCGCGCTGACACCCAT
The DNA window shown above is from Candidatus Krumholzibacteriia bacterium and carries:
- a CDS encoding aldolase/citrate lyase family protein — its product is MKTMRKSPLQTVRLNFPPASRALSSEAPIRSLFFAKQGCSADSIAAAAADAVVLDLEDSVPTAGRSAARAWVAGVLEEGLGARCRVFVRINGPDDPEAMEADLEACVRPGLHGLVLPMLQSASDVQLMECAVERRET
- a CDS encoding 2-oxoacid:ferredoxin oxidoreductase subunit beta, which translates into the protein MSETCLSGADFKSSQEVRWCPGCGDYAVLNSLQSVMADLGIPRENFAVVSGIGCSSRFPYYMNTYGFHSIHGRAPAVATGVKVANPDLSVWVVTGDGDGLAIGGNHMIHTLRRNLDVKILLFNNQIYGLTKGQYSPTSPVGTKAKSTPYGSIDRPFNPISLALGSRATFVARTMDTQPKHMKAVLRAAAEHKGSAFVEIWQNCVIFNDGAWREWTDKKVRDESVVNLVPGERMVFGAQESRGIALDCGDPKVVLADKASVWDPSTPTPGVATVLAEVDLMPDLPRAVGIFRKVDMPLYDRGLHEQIRLAQQDKGEGSMEELLYTPDTWEVD